The Methylocystis bryophila genome contains the following window.
GCGGTCGCCCGCGATTCCCACGGTATCCATTTTGCGTGACCTCCTGGGTTGGTGCGGGAGGAGGCTATGGCTCCTGGGGTAAGAGAGTCGTTAACTCGCTTCTTGGTCGCGTTTTTCATGGCGAGAGCTTGCATGAATTCCCGATGAACGCCTCATTCACGCGTGGTTCAAGGCGCTCGCGGCACTTTAGGCGCGTCGATCGAAACACGGGTTTCGACAAATGGAGTGCCCAATATGATCCGCGCCGCTCTCTTCACCGTTGCGATTTTGTCGGCCGTCCCGGCCTTCGCGCAAACCGCTGGCGTCGCGCCCGCGAGCAAGCCCGCCGCGCCGATGGCGGCTCCCGCCCATCCGGCCGCGCATGGCGTGGTCGCGCCGCTCGACGTCAACTCCGCGACGCCCGAGCAGCTCGCCAGCGTTAAAGGCCTCGATAAGAGCATGGTCGAGGCGATCGTGAAGGGCCGTCCCTTCAAGAGCCTGGACGAGTTGACCAAGAATAAGATCATTCCCGAGGACGCCTTCGCCAAGGTCAAGGAGCATCTGACCGTCGGCGCGAGCGGGACGATCGC
Protein-coding sequences here:
- a CDS encoding ComEA family DNA-binding protein, which translates into the protein MIRAALFTVAILSAVPAFAQTAGVAPASKPAAPMAAPAHPAAHGVVAPLDVNSATPEQLASVKGLDKSMVEAIVKGRPFKSLDELTKNKIIPEDAFAKVKEHLTVGASGTIAH